Proteins from one Lagopus muta isolate bLagMut1 chromosome W, bLagMut1 primary, whole genome shotgun sequence genomic window:
- the LOC125686444 gene encoding uncharacterized protein LOC125686444, whose translation MGDEGGVQRDGLWQGNAASLKCLYTNARSMGNKQEELEICVRSHGYDLIAITETWWDSSRDWNVVMEGYALFRKDWPARRGGGVALYVREQLECIELHLGESGVAVESLWVRIKGRAGMADTVVGVCYRPPDQEEEVDEAFHKQLEAASRSQALVLMGDFNYPDICWKSNVARHAWSRRFLQCVEDNFLMQVCENPSLFFWLKVCFLRYFVEEASDGCCVAINIAVWTILHLWNCLPSEDSAQDCLLAEDLACYQITPVCYGRLGDDTIVSCEGKIQVGASLLPLICWQGQEDKNKGSFC comes from the coding sequence ATGGGTGATGAGGGTGGAGTTCAAAGGGATGGATtgtggcaggggaatgctgCTTCCCTGAAGTGTCTGTACACTAATGCgcgcagtatgggaaataaacaggaagagttggagatCTGCGTGCGGTCGCACGGCTACGATCTAATTGCAATCACggagacgtggtgggacagctcgcgtgactggaatgttgtcatggagggctatgcgctttttaggaaagattgGCCTGCGAggcggggtggtggagttgctctttatgtgagagagcagctagaatgtattgaactccacctgggggagagcggtgtagcagtggagagcttgtgggtgagaatcaaggggcgggctggtatggctgacactgttgtgggagtgtgctacaggccccctgatcaggaggaggaggttgatgaggccttccacaaacaattggaagcagcgtcacgatcccaggcgctggtgcttatgggggacttcaattatccagatatttgctggaaaagcaatgtggccaggcatgcgTGGTCTAGACGcttcctgcaatgtgttgaagacaactttctgatgcaggtgtgtgagaatccttctttgtttttctggctcaaagtttgcttccttaggtattttgttgaggaggcaagtgatggatgttgtgtggcaatcaacatcgctgtgtggacaattttacatctttggaactgtttgccttcggaagatagcgctcaggactgtttactggcagaagatctagcctgttaccaaataactcctgtttgctatggaagactgggggatgataccattgtatcctgcgaaggcaagatacaagttggtgcctccctgcttcctcttatctgctggcaaggccaggaagataagaacaaaggaagtttctgctga